Proteins encoded by one window of Massilia sp. NR 4-1:
- the fabG gene encoding 3-oxoacyl-ACP reductase FabG, producing MSEHKKNENKSVLVTGSSRGIGKAIALRLARDGFDVVVHCRSQRAEAEAVAQQIADMGRAARVLQFDIGDRDAAAAALQADIAAHGCYYGVVCNAGVARDNAFPAMSGEDWDIVLQTNLDGFYNVLNPLVMPLVQRRKPGRIVTLASVSGLVGNRGQVNYSAAKAGIIGATKALALELAKRAITVNCVAPGLIDTDMTEDLPMDEVLKMIPARRVGTADEVAAAVSFLVGEEAGYITRQVISVNGGLA from the coding sequence ATGAGCGAGCATAAGAAAAACGAAAATAAAAGCGTCTTGGTGACCGGGTCTTCGCGTGGAATCGGCAAGGCCATTGCATTGCGCCTGGCGCGCGATGGTTTCGACGTGGTGGTGCACTGCCGCAGCCAGCGCGCCGAAGCCGAGGCGGTGGCGCAGCAGATTGCGGACATGGGCCGCGCTGCGCGCGTGCTGCAGTTCGACATCGGCGACCGCGATGCGGCGGCTGCCGCGCTGCAGGCCGATATCGCGGCGCACGGTTGCTATTACGGCGTGGTGTGCAATGCCGGCGTGGCGCGCGACAATGCCTTCCCGGCCATGAGCGGCGAAGACTGGGACATCGTGCTGCAGACCAATCTGGACGGCTTCTACAACGTGCTCAATCCCCTGGTCATGCCGCTGGTACAGCGCCGCAAGCCGGGCCGCATCGTCACACTGGCCTCGGTTTCCGGCTTGGTGGGCAACCGTGGCCAGGTCAATTACAGCGCGGCCAAGGCCGGCATCATCGGCGCCACCAAGGCGCTGGCGCTGGAACTGGCCAAGCGCGCCATCACGGTCAACTGCGTGGCGCCCGGCCTGATCGACACCGATATGACCGAAGACCTGCCGATGGATGAAGTATTGAAGATGATTCCGGCGCGCCGCGTCGGCACCGCCGACGAAGTGGCGGCAGCCGTCAGTTTCCTGGTCGGCGAAGAAGCCGGCTACATCACGCGCCAGGTCATTTCCGTGAACGGAGGCCTGGCATGA
- a CDS encoding DUF3261 domain-containing protein, with translation MPQRLEFLPRARHAAAAAGLLAAVLLAGCATTPPPVARLGLKLAPQALGESISVQQHLRVERNGRSDELDVALEVDAAHIELVGLALGQRVLSLSYDGKEMKTWRHLMLPAQVKAEDVLEDVQLTLWPAAALRAALPAGWQIEEGAQRRTLSLNGETIMRIEYSAPQRWLGTVVLENLRYKYRLTIESAPAEEGQP, from the coding sequence ATGCCGCAAAGGCTTGAATTCTTGCCGCGCGCGCGCCACGCCGCTGCCGCCGCCGGCCTGCTGGCGGCCGTGCTGCTGGCCGGCTGCGCCACCACGCCGCCCCCGGTTGCCCGCCTTGGCCTGAAGCTGGCGCCGCAGGCGCTGGGCGAAAGCATCAGCGTGCAGCAGCATTTGCGCGTGGAGCGCAATGGCCGCAGCGACGAGCTGGATGTGGCGCTGGAAGTCGATGCCGCGCATATCGAGCTGGTGGGCCTGGCCCTGGGCCAGCGCGTGCTTTCGCTGAGCTACGATGGCAAGGAAATGAAAACCTGGCGCCACCTGATGCTGCCGGCCCAGGTGAAAGCCGAAGACGTGCTGGAAGACGTGCAGCTGACCTTGTGGCCGGCCGCCGCCCTGCGCGCCGCGCTGCCGGCCGGCTGGCAGATCGAGGAGGGCGCGCAGCGCCGCACCCTGTCGCTGAACGGCGAAACCATCATGCGCATCGAGTACAGCGCGCCGCAGCGCTGGCTGGGTACCGTGGTGCTGGAAAACCTGCGCTACAAATATCGCCTGACCATCGAATCGGCGCCGGCAGAGGAGGGCCAGCCATGA
- a CDS encoding acyltransferase: MNAAPRHWAAINEVSFVAGMRLLFWVFRVAGRWPFRVLLYPVLGWYLLAMPRARRVSAAYLKRVAAYAPVPRLGVLRHFAAFAESILDKMLLWGGLFDTSRVKLVGVEAVNAMLARGQGGLLVCSHFGNLELCRVLSLQRLDVKLTVLVHTRHAQAFNRMLGRLNPASQLNMLQVTDMSAATAMLLAERVGRGELVVIAGDRVPVSGQPRVTAAEFLGAPAPFPIGPYVLAGVLQCPVYMLFTLQRGDQAELHFELLRESLRLPRKDRDAALAAVAAEYAARLQHFCVQAPLQWFNFYDFWQFPELEQNDAPG; the protein is encoded by the coding sequence ATGAATGCCGCGCCGCGCCACTGGGCCGCCATCAACGAAGTGAGCTTCGTGGCCGGCATGCGCCTGCTGTTCTGGGTGTTCCGGGTGGCGGGACGCTGGCCTTTCCGCGTGCTGCTGTATCCGGTGCTGGGCTGGTATCTGCTGGCCATGCCGCGCGCGCGGCGCGTCTCTGCGGCCTATCTGAAGCGGGTTGCGGCATACGCGCCGGTGCCGCGCCTGGGCGTGCTGCGCCACTTCGCGGCTTTTGCCGAGAGCATTCTGGACAAGATGCTGCTGTGGGGCGGCCTGTTCGACACCAGCCGCGTCAAGCTGGTGGGTGTGGAGGCGGTCAACGCCATGCTGGCGCGCGGCCAGGGCGGGCTGCTGGTCTGTTCCCACTTCGGCAATCTGGAACTGTGCCGCGTGCTCTCGCTGCAAAGGCTGGACGTGAAGCTGACGGTGCTGGTGCATACGCGCCATGCGCAAGCTTTCAACCGCATGCTGGGCCGCCTGAATCCGGCCAGCCAGCTGAATATGCTGCAGGTGACCGATATGTCGGCCGCCACCGCCATGCTGCTGGCCGAGCGGGTAGGGCGGGGCGAGCTGGTGGTGATCGCGGGCGACCGCGTGCCGGTATCGGGCCAGCCGCGCGTGACGGCGGCCGAGTTTCTGGGCGCGCCCGCGCCTTTCCCCATCGGACCCTATGTGCTGGCCGGCGTGCTGCAATGTCCGGTGTACATGCTGTTTACCCTGCAGCGCGGCGATCAGGCCGAGCTGCATTTCGAGTTGCTGCGCGAGTCGCTGCGCCTGCCGCGCAAGGATCGCGACGCGGCGCTGGCCGCCGTGGCGGCGGAATACGCGGCGCGCCTGCAGCACTTCTGCGTGCAGGCGCCGCTGCAGTGGTTCAATTTTTACGATTTCTGGCAATTTCCCGAACTGGAACAAAACGATGCACCTGGCTGA
- a CDS encoding thioesterase family protein, which yields MRKLPVSRWSAEIEMQVQFFDLDPMEIVWHGRYVKYLEMARCALLDKIGYNYVEMKASGYAWPIIDMHLRYAAPATFGQVLKLRADIVEWESRLKIEYLISDAASGKRINRASTTQVAVDIATGEMCFVSPPVLFEKLGVQAP from the coding sequence ATGCGTAAATTGCCCGTCAGCCGCTGGTCGGCCGAAATTGAGATGCAGGTCCAGTTCTTCGACCTGGACCCGATGGAAATCGTCTGGCATGGCCGCTATGTCAAATACCTGGAGATGGCGCGCTGCGCCCTGCTCGACAAGATCGGCTACAACTATGTGGAGATGAAGGCTTCCGGCTATGCCTGGCCCATCATCGACATGCACTTGCGCTATGCCGCGCCGGCCACCTTCGGCCAGGTGCTCAAGCTGCGCGCCGACATCGTGGAATGGGAAAGCCGCCTGAAGATCGAGTATCTGATCAGCGACGCCGCCAGCGGCAAACGCATCAACCGCGCCAGCACCACGCAGGTGGCGGTGGATATCGCCACGGGCGAGATGTGCTTCGTCTCGCCGCCCGTGCTGTTCGAAAAACTGGGAGTGCAAGCGCCATGA
- a CDS encoding beta-ketoacyl-ACP synthase — protein MSFYLNDCGIVCALGASRAEVREALLRGASGVQPTERYSPGRALPLGQAAVAALPAVDHLPPAQRSRNNQLVLAALAQIRPAVDAAIARHGADRVGVVLGTSTSGIAETELALKAMQEQGALPPQFHYGQQEMGSPASMLAAELGVNGPAYVHSSACSSSAKAMASAARLIAMGLCDAVVTGGSDSLCGFTVAGFSALESVSAERCNPLSAKRNGINIGEGAALFLMSREPAAVALCGWGESSDGHHISAPDPSGAGARQAIGQALQRAGLEAAQIDYINLHGTATPQNDAMEAGVVAGLFGAAVPVSSTKPLTGHTLGAAAAIEAALCWLLMQDDNPQGHLPPQLWDGVADPALPALNVAAPGASLGRPLRRALSNSFAFGGSNAALVLGRMA, from the coding sequence ATGAGCTTTTATCTGAACGACTGCGGCATTGTCTGCGCCCTGGGCGCCAGCCGCGCCGAGGTGCGCGAAGCCCTGCTGCGCGGCGCCAGCGGCGTGCAGCCGACCGAACGCTATTCGCCGGGCCGCGCGCTGCCGCTGGGGCAGGCCGCAGTGGCCGCGCTGCCAGCGGTCGATCATCTACCGCCGGCCCAGCGCAGCCGCAACAACCAACTTGTCCTGGCCGCCCTGGCCCAGATCCGGCCGGCCGTCGATGCCGCCATCGCGCGCCATGGCGCCGACCGCGTCGGCGTGGTGCTGGGCACCAGCACGTCCGGCATCGCGGAAACCGAACTGGCCTTGAAAGCCATGCAGGAGCAGGGTGCCTTGCCGCCGCAGTTCCACTACGGCCAGCAGGAAATGGGTTCGCCGGCCAGCATGCTGGCGGCTGAACTGGGCGTGAACGGCCCGGCCTATGTGCATTCCAGCGCCTGCTCGTCGAGCGCCAAGGCCATGGCCAGCGCGGCGCGCCTGATCGCCATGGGCTTGTGCGACGCCGTCGTGACCGGCGGCTCGGACAGTCTGTGCGGCTTTACCGTGGCCGGTTTTTCGGCGCTGGAATCGGTCAGCGCCGAACGCTGCAACCCGCTCAGTGCCAAGCGCAATGGCATCAATATCGGCGAGGGTGCGGCCCTGTTCCTGATGAGCCGCGAGCCGGCTGCCGTGGCGCTGTGCGGCTGGGGCGAGTCCTCGGACGGCCACCATATCTCGGCGCCCGATCCTTCCGGTGCGGGTGCCCGGCAGGCCATCGGCCAGGCCTTGCAGCGCGCCGGTCTGGAAGCGGCGCAGATCGACTACATCAACCTGCACGGCACCGCCACGCCACAGAACGATGCGATGGAAGCGGGTGTGGTGGCGGGCCTGTTCGGCGCCGCGGTGCCGGTCAGCTCCACCAAGCCGCTCACCGGCCACACGCTGGGTGCGGCGGCCGCCATCGAGGCGGCGCTGTGCTGGCTGCTGATGCAGGACGATAACCCGCAAGGCCATCTGCCGCCGCAGTTGTGGGACGGCGTGGCCGATCCCGCGCTGCCGGCGCTGAACGTGGCCGCGCCGGGCGCAAGCCTGGGACGGCCGCTGCGCCGGGCGCTGAGCAATTCCTTTGCCTTCGGCGGCTCGAATGCCGCCCTGGTGCTGGGGAGGATGGCATGA
- a CDS encoding hotdog family protein → MSMPAFRSLVPHAGPMALLDRVLEADEESLCAEVAIRADSLFYADGGVGSWVGIEYMAQAVAAHAGYLARQRGEAVKPGFLLGSRRYTTTSPLFALGAVLHVRVRQVLRGENGLAAFECSIADGGAAGQEALASATLTVFQPDDVNEFLQGLSNGNAA, encoded by the coding sequence ATGAGCATGCCCGCATTCCGCAGCCTGGTGCCGCATGCCGGTCCCATGGCCTTGCTCGACCGTGTGCTGGAGGCGGATGAGGAAAGCCTGTGCGCCGAAGTGGCGATCCGCGCCGACAGCCTGTTCTACGCCGACGGCGGCGTGGGCAGCTGGGTCGGCATCGAATACATGGCGCAGGCGGTGGCGGCCCATGCCGGCTATCTGGCGCGCCAGCGCGGCGAGGCGGTCAAGCCGGGCTTCCTGCTTGGTTCGCGCCGGTATACCACCACCAGTCCCTTGTTCGCGCTGGGCGCCGTGCTGCACGTGCGGGTGCGGCAGGTGCTGCGCGGCGAGAACGGGCTGGCGGCTTTTGAATGCAGCATCGCCGATGGCGGCGCTGCCGGGCAGGAGGCATTGGCCAGCGCCACGCTGACCGTGTTCCAGCCCGACGATGTAAATGAATTTCTGCAAGGATTATCGAATGGGAATGCAGCATGA
- a CDS encoding excinuclease ATPase subunit has protein sequence MKKLISMTAVLALSAAAMLPAQARDTKLTFPIAAAMADNDAQGRLGDSVKFYFGDQPHPKVLETLSTDKTSQKTNSVGKTPERACNWAFLSAMLQLQKRANALGANAVVNIVSNYNNQPWSSATEYECHDGAIMSGVALKGEFVRIEAK, from the coding sequence ATGAAAAAACTGATTTCGATGACCGCTGTTCTGGCCCTGTCGGCCGCCGCCATGCTGCCGGCGCAAGCGCGCGACACCAAGCTGACCTTCCCGATTGCCGCCGCCATGGCCGACAACGATGCGCAGGGCCGCCTGGGCGACTCCGTCAAGTTCTACTTCGGCGACCAGCCGCACCCGAAAGTGCTGGAAACCCTGAGCACCGACAAGACCAGCCAGAAGACCAATAGCGTGGGCAAGACGCCTGAACGCGCCTGCAACTGGGCCTTCCTGTCGGCCATGCTGCAGCTGCAGAAGCGTGCCAACGCCCTGGGCGCCAATGCGGTGGTCAATATCGTCAGCAACTACAACAACCAGCCGTGGTCCAGCGCCACCGAGTATGAGTGCCACGACGGCGCGATCATGAGCGGCGTGGCGCTGAAGGGCGAATTCGTCCGCATCGAAGCCAAGTAA
- a CDS encoding MMPL family transporter, whose protein sequence is MSKSRQFALLWLLAASLLLGHNAWLWLGKRIVPDTDILALLPVQERDPVLQQSFLHMVDAAQQRVVVLVGAPDWEDAKRAAAAYRAVLERQPGMFESTPVNEKTQDDWLALFQRHRLTLLTAAQEAQLREQPAQFWQDAALGRMYNAFGGPKLGSWQDDPFGLFAGWIQERAQETPVRPRDGQLFVADAQRQYVLLPLTLKVPAFSITAQQTVLPLLAQAAAAARQTVPGVELLPAGVILHAAAASAQAESEMSTIGIGSLIGIVLLTWLSFRSLRPILLILLSIGIGCLGAISVCWLLFGRIHLLTLVFGASLIGVAQDYGIYFLSNRMAADPALDSRALLKRLMPGLSLTLLAAVIGYMGLAFTPFPGLRAMAVFSACGLVFAWLTVVCWFPALIGGATLRAGALARGYGNLLPRWPLLRLKRGTVLAGLALAALAGAGIVRLQPNDDIRLLQNSPKQLVADQIKLGKLLDAPTPVQYYLVRGTSEEEVLQREEALKQRLDTLIPQGLIGGYQAMSNWVPSLRTQAARRTLLEEKLLAADGPLKAVAAQVEEDAAWVAATRERALAAGEPLQMAAFLAAPSSEPWRHLWLGKVDGGYASIVALRGMNYSGLPRLRSAADGLQGVQWVDKVGEISSVLGRYRANMGWVVGAAYVLVFALLFPRYRGRAWRVLAPTALASVITLAALSWAGHSLQLFHVLALMLLLGVGVDYGIFMQEHPDRRDRTPWLAVGLSAANTILSFGLLGLSHTPALQAFGLTMLLGTLGVWLLVPCFGIAKEYDDAAKA, encoded by the coding sequence TTGAGCAAGTCCCGGCAATTCGCGCTGCTTTGGCTGCTGGCGGCCAGCCTGCTGCTGGGCCATAACGCCTGGCTGTGGCTGGGCAAGCGCATCGTGCCCGATACCGATATCCTGGCTTTGCTGCCAGTGCAGGAGCGCGACCCGGTACTGCAGCAATCCTTCCTGCATATGGTCGACGCGGCCCAGCAGCGCGTGGTGGTGCTGGTCGGCGCGCCCGATTGGGAGGACGCCAAACGCGCCGCCGCCGCCTACCGCGCGGTGCTGGAGCGCCAACCCGGCATGTTCGAGTCCACCCCGGTGAACGAGAAAACCCAGGACGATTGGTTGGCCCTGTTCCAGCGCCACCGTCTGACCCTGCTGACGGCGGCGCAGGAAGCCCAGTTGCGCGAGCAGCCCGCCCAGTTCTGGCAGGACGCGGCCCTGGGTCGCATGTACAACGCTTTCGGCGGCCCCAAACTGGGCAGCTGGCAGGACGATCCTTTCGGCCTGTTCGCCGGCTGGATACAGGAAAGGGCGCAGGAGACGCCGGTGCGTCCGCGCGACGGCCAGCTCTTCGTGGCCGACGCCCAGCGCCAGTACGTGCTGCTGCCGCTGACGCTGAAAGTGCCGGCCTTCTCCATCACTGCCCAGCAAACCGTGCTGCCCCTGCTGGCGCAGGCCGCCGCCGCCGCGCGCCAGACCGTGCCCGGTGTGGAGCTGCTGCCGGCCGGCGTGATCCTGCATGCGGCAGCGGCCAGCGCGCAGGCTGAATCCGAAATGTCCACCATTGGCATCGGTTCCCTGATCGGCATCGTGCTGCTGACCTGGCTCAGTTTCCGCTCACTGCGGCCGATTCTCCTGATCCTGCTTTCGATCGGCATCGGCTGCCTGGGCGCGATCTCGGTGTGCTGGCTGCTGTTCGGGCGCATCCACTTATTGACCCTGGTGTTTGGCGCCAGCCTGATTGGCGTGGCCCAGGACTATGGCATCTACTTCCTGAGCAACCGCATGGCGGCCGATCCGGCCCTCGATTCGCGCGCGCTGCTGAAACGCCTGATGCCCGGCCTGTCTCTGACCCTGCTGGCGGCCGTCATTGGCTATATGGGCCTGGCCTTTACGCCTTTCCCCGGCTTGCGCGCCATGGCCGTGTTCTCGGCCTGCGGCCTGGTCTTCGCCTGGTTGACGGTGGTGTGCTGGTTCCCGGCCCTGATCGGCGGCGCCACCCTGCGCGCTGGCGCGCTGGCGCGCGGCTACGGCAATCTGCTGCCGCGCTGGCCGCTGCTGCGCCTGAAGCGCGGCACCGTGCTGGCCGGCCTGGCGCTGGCCGCGCTGGCGGGAGCCGGCATCGTCCGTCTGCAACCGAACGACGATATCCGCCTGCTGCAAAACTCGCCCAAGCAACTGGTGGCCGACCAGATCAAGCTGGGCAAACTGCTCGATGCGCCGACGCCGGTGCAGTACTACCTGGTGCGCGGCACCAGCGAGGAAGAGGTCTTGCAACGCGAAGAAGCGCTCAAACAGCGCCTCGACACATTGATCCCGCAGGGATTGATCGGCGGCTACCAGGCCATGTCGAACTGGGTGCCTTCGCTGCGCACGCAGGCGGCGCGCCGCACCCTGCTGGAAGAGAAACTGCTGGCGGCCGACGGCCCGCTCAAGGCGGTTGCCGCCCAGGTGGAGGAAGACGCGGCCTGGGTGGCGGCGACGCGCGAGCGTGCCCTGGCCGCCGGCGAACCGCTGCAGATGGCAGCCTTCCTGGCCGCGCCGTCGAGCGAGCCTTGGCGCCATCTATGGCTGGGCAAGGTCGATGGCGGCTATGCCAGCATCGTCGCCCTGCGCGGCATGAATTATTCGGGCTTGCCACGCCTGCGCAGCGCCGCCGACGGCCTGCAAGGTGTGCAATGGGTGGACAAGGTCGGCGAGATTTCCTCGGTGCTGGGCCGTTACCGCGCCAATATGGGCTGGGTGGTGGGCGCCGCCTATGTGCTGGTGTTCGCGCTGCTGTTCCCGCGTTACCGCGGCCGCGCCTGGCGCGTGCTGGCGCCGACCGCGCTGGCCAGCGTGATCACGCTGGCGGCCCTGAGCTGGGCGGGGCACAGCCTGCAGCTGTTCCATGTGCTGGCCCTGATGCTGCTGCTGGGTGTGGGCGTCGATTACGGCATCTTCATGCAGGAGCATCCCGACCGGCGCGACCGCACGCCCTGGCTGGCGGTGGGCCTGTCGGCTGCCAACACCATCCTGTCTTTCGGCTTGCTTGGCCTGAGCCACACGCCGGCCTTGCAGGCTTTCGGCTTGACCATGCTGCTCGGCACCCTGGGCGTATGGCTGCTGGTGCCTTGTTTTGGAATTGCAAAGGAATATGACGATGCCGCAAAGGCTTGA
- the hutH gene encoding histidine ammonia-lyase gives MHLADLKHTRRTVRFDQSRLTIEDVVDIAQGRADAALSDDPAFRAMIARGADFLDRLLREDGTIYGVTTGYGDSCTVTVPPELVADLPHHLYTYHGCGLGEHFSPPQTRAIMAARLASLSKGYSGVSVALLEQIARLLDAGLLPLIPSEGSVGASGDLTPLSYLAAVLCGEREVWRDGVQVPAAQALQEAGIAPLRLRPKEGLAIMNGTAVMTALACLAYDRASYLSRLTTRITAMASFALDGNAHHFDEVLFSVKPHAGMQQVAAWLRSDLPTTQWERNGKRLQDRYSIRCAPHVIGVLSDALPFFRSAIENELNSANDNPIIDGEGERVLHGGHFYGGHIAFAMDGMKNAVANLADLLDRQMALLVDSRYNHGLPANLSGATGVRAAINHGLKALQISSSAWTAEALKLTMPASVFSRSTECHNQDKVSMGTIAARDCLRVLDLVEQVAAALLITVRQGVWLRLRHSPEAALHPQLAQMQELLAADIAAVEEDRRLDPELRVLLARIRNQEWELYA, from the coding sequence ATGCACCTGGCTGACCTGAAACATACGCGGCGCACCGTGCGCTTTGACCAATCGCGTCTGACGATCGAAGATGTGGTCGATATCGCCCAGGGCCGTGCCGACGCCGCCCTGTCCGACGATCCCGCCTTCCGCGCCATGATCGCGCGCGGCGCCGATTTCCTCGACCGCCTGCTGCGCGAAGACGGTACCATCTACGGCGTGACCACCGGCTACGGCGACTCCTGCACCGTGACCGTGCCGCCCGAGCTGGTGGCCGACCTGCCGCACCATCTCTACACTTATCACGGCTGCGGCCTGGGCGAGCACTTCTCGCCGCCGCAAACGCGCGCCATCATGGCGGCGCGCCTGGCTTCGCTGAGCAAGGGCTATTCCGGCGTCAGCGTGGCTTTGCTGGAACAAATCGCGCGCCTGCTGGACGCCGGCCTGCTGCCGCTGATCCCATCAGAAGGCTCGGTTGGGGCTAGCGGCGACCTGACGCCGCTGTCCTATCTGGCCGCGGTGCTGTGCGGCGAGCGCGAAGTGTGGCGTGACGGCGTGCAGGTGCCGGCGGCGCAAGCCTTGCAGGAAGCGGGCATCGCGCCGCTGCGCCTGCGTCCGAAAGAAGGCCTGGCCATCATGAACGGCACCGCCGTGATGACGGCACTGGCCTGCCTGGCCTACGACCGCGCCAGCTATCTGTCCCGCCTGACTACCCGCATCACCGCCATGGCGTCCTTCGCCCTGGACGGCAACGCCCACCACTTCGACGAAGTGCTGTTCTCGGTCAAGCCGCACGCTGGCATGCAGCAGGTGGCGGCCTGGCTGCGCAGCGACCTGCCCACCACGCAGTGGGAACGTAACGGCAAGCGCCTGCAGGACCGCTACTCGATCCGCTGCGCGCCGCATGTGATCGGCGTCTTGAGCGATGCACTGCCTTTCTTCCGCAGCGCCATCGAGAATGAACTGAACAGCGCCAACGACAATCCCATCATCGATGGCGAGGGCGAGCGCGTGCTGCACGGCGGCCATTTCTACGGCGGCCATATCGCTTTCGCCATGGACGGCATGAAGAACGCCGTCGCCAACCTGGCCGACCTGCTAGACCGCCAGATGGCGCTGCTGGTCGACAGCCGCTACAACCACGGCCTGCCGGCCAATCTGTCGGGCGCCACCGGTGTGCGTGCCGCCATCAACCACGGCCTGAAGGCGCTGCAGATCAGCTCTTCGGCCTGGACCGCCGAAGCGCTCAAGCTGACCATGCCGGCCTCGGTCTTCTCGCGCTCGACCGAATGCCACAACCAGGACAAGGTCAGCATGGGCACCATCGCCGCGCGCGATTGCCTGCGCGTGCTCGATCTGGTGGAGCAGGTGGCCGCCGCGCTGCTGATCACGGTGCGCCAAGGCGTGTGGCTGCGCCTGCGCCACAGCCCGGAAGCAGCGCTGCATCCGCAACTGGCGCAGATGCAGGAACTGCTGGCGGCCGATATTGCCGCCGTCGAGGAAGACCGTCGTCTGGACCCGGAACTGCGCGTGCTGCTGGCGCGCATCCGCAATCAGGAGTGGGAGCTGTATGCGTAA
- a CDS encoding outer membrane lipoprotein carrier protein LolA produces the protein MKKIVLSAVLLAASAMAQAAAPVAKIQAMLAKPDVLCGHFDQTKHLAGMKKPLASNGRFCVVAGKGILWRTLKPFPNTLRLTRDEIVHFQGERVAMRLEAKNEPVVRMINSVLFSLLGGDLAQLDKLFEVEGTADTASWQVALKAREPGLAKAIGAISLEGGAYVKNIVMNEASGDKTVIVFSAMQTGAAALTAEEAALF, from the coding sequence ATGAAAAAAATCGTATTGAGCGCCGTGCTGCTGGCCGCCAGCGCGATGGCGCAGGCCGCCGCGCCGGTGGCGAAGATCCAGGCCATGCTGGCCAAGCCGGACGTGCTGTGCGGCCATTTCGACCAGACCAAGCATCTGGCCGGCATGAAAAAGCCGCTGGCCTCGAATGGCCGCTTCTGCGTGGTGGCCGGCAAGGGCATCCTGTGGCGCACGCTGAAACCTTTCCCGAATACGCTGCGCCTGACGCGCGACGAGATCGTCCACTTCCAGGGCGAGCGCGTGGCGATGCGCCTGGAGGCGAAGAACGAGCCGGTGGTACGCATGATTAACAGCGTGCTGTTCTCGCTGCTGGGTGGCGACCTGGCCCAGCTCGACAAGCTGTTCGAAGTCGAGGGCACGGCCGATACGGCCAGCTGGCAGGTGGCGCTCAAGGCGCGCGAGCCGGGCCTGGCCAAGGCCATCGGCGCCATCAGCCTGGAAGGCGGCGCTTACGTGAAAAACATCGTCATGAATGAAGCCAGCGGCGACAAGACGGTGATCGTCTTCTCTGCCATGCAGACCGGCGCGGCGGCCCTGACGGCGGAAGAGGCGGCGCTATTTTGA
- a CDS encoding beta-ketoacyl-ACP synthase yields the protein MKRRVAVTGMAGISPIGNDWPAIRQRLGEYRNAIVRMESWADYEGLNTQLGAPAAPFELSERFNRKSMRSMGRVALMATRATELALADAGLLDSPLLQSGMMGVAFGSSAGTPSAIGDFGRMMEERSTRGINATTYIKMMAHTAPVNIGVFFGVTGRVITTSSACTSGSQGIGYAYEAISSGKQTAMIAGGAEELCATEAAVFDTLFATSTRNDAPTTTPRPYDQSRDGLVIGEGAGCLILEEMEHAQARGATIYAELVGFGTNSDGCHVTQPNAATMQQAMRLALEDADLPPSAIGYINAHGTATQHGDIAESQATLQMFGGGVPISSLKSYMGHTLGACGALEAWISIQMMREGWFAPTVNLDGVDPQCAPLDYIAGEGRRIECDYVMSNNFAFGGINTSLIFKRHTSS from the coding sequence ATGAAGCGCCGCGTCGCCGTCACCGGGATGGCCGGCATCAGCCCGATCGGCAACGACTGGCCGGCCATCCGCCAGCGCCTGGGCGAGTACCGCAACGCCATCGTGCGCATGGAGAGCTGGGCCGATTACGAAGGCTTGAACACCCAGCTGGGCGCGCCCGCCGCGCCCTTCGAGTTGAGCGAGCGATTCAACCGCAAGAGCATGCGCAGCATGGGCCGCGTGGCCCTGATGGCGACGCGCGCCACCGAACTGGCCCTGGCCGATGCCGGCCTGCTCGATTCGCCGCTGCTGCAAAGCGGCATGATGGGCGTGGCTTTCGGTTCCTCGGCCGGCACGCCCAGCGCCATCGGCGACTTTGGCCGCATGATGGAGGAACGCAGCACGCGCGGCATCAACGCCACCACCTATATCAAGATGATGGCGCACACGGCGCCGGTGAATATCGGCGTCTTCTTCGGCGTCACCGGCCGCGTGATCACCACGTCCAGCGCCTGCACCTCGGGCAGCCAGGGCATCGGCTACGCCTACGAGGCGATCAGTTCGGGCAAGCAGACCGCCATGATCGCCGGCGGCGCCGAGGAGCTGTGCGCCACCGAGGCGGCGGTGTTCGACACCCTGTTCGCCACCAGCACCCGCAACGATGCGCCGACCACCACGCCGCGTCCTTACGACCAGTCGCGCGACGGCCTGGTGATCGGTGAGGGCGCCGGCTGCCTGATCCTGGAAGAGATGGAACATGCGCAGGCGCGCGGCGCCACCATCTACGCCGAGCTGGTGGGCTTCGGCACCAATAGCGACGGCTGCCACGTGACCCAGCCGAACGCCGCCACCATGCAGCAGGCCATGCGCCTGGCGCTGGAGGACGCCGACCTGCCGCCGTCGGCCATCGGCTACATCAACGCGCACGGCACGGCCACCCAGCATGGCGACATCGCCGAATCGCAGGCCACGCTGCAGATGTTCGGCGGCGGTGTGCCGATCAGCTCCTTGAAGAGCTATATGGGCCACACCCTGGGCGCCTGCGGCGCGCTGGAAGCCTGGATCAGCATCCAGATGATGCGCGAGGGCTGGTTCGCGCCCACCGTCAACCTGGATGGCGTGGACCCGCAATGCGCGCCGCTCGACTATATCGCCGGCGAAGGCCGCCGCATCGAATGCGACTACGTGATGTCGAACAATTTCGCCTTTGGCGGCATCAATACCTCGCTGATCTTCAAACGCCATACGAGTTCCTGA